The segment GGATGCCATGAGGGAAAATTCGTCTAGTAGTAATTTCATAATCCAAGGAAATGGCACTATGTCTACGCCTTCTGCAAGGAACGAGCTTCCAGATACTTCTCCGATGAGTAGTATTCAAACAGCCTCACCACCAAGCCAATTACTCACCGATCAAGGGTTTGCGGATTTGGATAATTTTATGTCTTCGTTATGATACACTTGCTCTTcgttttttgcttttctgtAACTCTAACTTTCCCTTcttctatatatatacacttTTATACacttaatattatcattggCATTACGATTGCTTATACATTTTCACAATTGAAGTtacttttttccttttatgACGTTCTAAATTACGCACTGCgccttctttttcctctGCCTAGAACACACACGTGGAAGCACAGTACTGTAGATTGCTTTTATCTTGTTAGCGTTAATActgctttgaaaaatagcATAGCCAATGGTTATAGAAACAGAgcaataataaaatgatCAAGTTTTAAATATGCATTCTCCTGAACGTTTTTTAAAGATGAAACGATATCCCTCCTCTTGTATAGTTCGTTACGTAAACATAGCAACAAGGACCTTTACATTATCATGATCTCACTATAATTATTTCGTAATTAAATGTATTGAAAAGGTAAACTCCGAGTCCATAGAAATGAAGCACCTGCTCTCAATGACAAATCAAGATTTAAACTACGGGACTTCACACCTTATCTCCCCActtatcaagaaaaaataggcaaaaaaaaagtaaatataatttctttttgtaaaGGCAACACCGTAAGATAGCTTGCGCGTCTTCCTTGCACTCTGCCTTGGGCAACCTGGGTCTTCAACTACTCATCCTTTTGAACCGCCTCCATTGATGCCCGATATCCTGCTCACATAAAGACAAATTCCCGTCCTCCTGAACAACGACGCCCGCATTATGTCTCTTCAACAGACCAAGTGAAACAACCAAGATAACCAAACCACTTCTAATTACCGGGAGAATGGAAGACAAGAAACAGTAGAAAAGTTCAAGTTCAACTCCCTTCCATACGACCCGTATCAATGCAAGGTAAAAACGGGCTGTTAATAATGGAAAGGAGACATGTACGAGAAATTCAATGAACTTTCACTGCTGGCGCACAATTATTTTCATGTATTCTTCCGCGAaatttaaaatttcttattCTCAATCTTCTTTACATGTCTAGAAAGAATTTATTGGAGAGAAAAATCTAGACCTGCCAAGCCGATAAACGAACGCCTGCGACAAAACAGTGTGAACATTATTTCAGAGGGTAGAGTCATGTAGGCGGAGACGAAAACAAGGTTTAGCTTTTCGTAGAATTGCCCATTTCATGTTTATCAACGTTAAAGGTTAAATGGAGGTAtgacaaaagaaattttcttgttcaatgTTCGCATTTTTggattctttttcttcgacTGGCTGTAGTTATCCTTCTATATTACGTACAACAATTACTTCTGAATGAAGAATTTTGGTTCTTTCATATAGATCGTGAGGAAAGAAGGCGCACTTGAATAATTTGAGAAACAAGAGGGCGAACAATAGCTTACCAATCTGTTGGTTTGTTTGGATCAATTGTTAGATATGAAGCCAAACAATCGAACTTGTGATGTAATTACCAACAAAGACGAATCTCTTCCTGCCCTTTTACTGCCAGCTCTGAGCAATTACAGTTGTGATGATACGTTGCAAAAAGGACAAATATCAACAAATGGCAAATATCCTCCATTCGTTTTATCTGATTGCCCTTTACTACCAAAGAACTTGAGCATTCATGCAGAGCAAAGCCCAGTGCAAGTTTCTTCGGTTCAGCTTGCAGACCATAGTTATGAAAAGTGGCAAAAAGAATCCGAAAAGACCAAACTCCCCAAGCTTAGCTGTCCAACAGATTATCGAGATTACTATaaaacaatttcttctggCGAAACAACTGATTCAGCGGTTATTTCATCTATAGCAACAAATAGACTGAAAAGGAAACGTCAAAGAGACGGCCCAAGTTGTGATTCTTgtagaacaaaaaaaataaaatgcaACGCGACAATCATTGTCTATTTACAAGATAGAAACTTGATCTCctctatttcttcaaatttgcATTATACTCTTTCTCAAGACGACATTGACCAGTTTCGAACGaagtttttcaagaaactgCCGGACGTGATAAATACGTATGAAGTCATAAAACACCTTGATAAGAtagttcttttcaaagccTGCACTTCTTGCagcagaagaaacaaaaaaagcgGAAAGTGTCTTTTTTCTAGAGGGTTCACAAAATCCGACATGAACGTATTCTCTAAAATAAATAGTAAACTTAAAGGCAAGACCATCTTCGAGTTGACTGTCGATGATTATATAGCCGCTGGCTTTCAAACCCTTTAGGTTTCATGCATATAATATTCCCATACATAAGATTAGATACGGGAATgttaataaaatatattacTAGTAAgttgatattttttgataatatatatttgtttaCTCATACATATAAATTCTATTGAAGGGTACTGTTGTGTAAATaatttaaataaaaaaaccTCTATATGATACAGATGACCGAGCCCTCATTACCGTTTTATATCATCaagttgaaagaaaagtattcttttatttagGTTCAACATTATAACGCAATCTTATACCCATTGCGGACAATTCTGAATCCAAGTACTTCAATACAAATGGTATAGCCACTGTAGTTGTCTCATTACCGCCAACAAATTTATTCCCTTGTCCATCTTCCCAGATCTGAGAGTCGTCAATGAAAATCTTTTCCCCGTCTTCTGATTTGGTTAATAACTTCTTTGCATCTTCAAATCTCATGGAACAACGACGACAACAAACAGTCGAGATCGAACCAATTCTTGGCACACTCTGTTGTGTAGTCAAAATAGAACCACACTCGCGGCACACAGATGCTTGTGTATAATCTGATGAATTTAGTAAACGGTCTTGTAATAAGAAAGATGTACCGTGACCGATCAGAGCATCTCTTTCCATCTCACCGACACGAATACCACCGTGCCTCTTTCTACCTTTGACAGGTTGCATGGTCAAACTATTAACAGGACCCGTGGAACGGACTTGGAACTTATCATTGACCATGTGACGTAATCTTTGGTAGTAGACAACACCAACATAAATATCTGCCCTTAGTTCTTCACCAGTAGCACCAGAATACATTGGCTCATTACCGTGGTAATTGTAACCCGCCTTCGCCAGTTGGTCACCAAAATAATCAGCTGGAGTGTCATCCTCATTGAAGATCCATGGTGTGGAATCTTGTGCGATACCGTGCAAAGCACCTGCCTTACCTGCGAGAGATTCGACGAACATACCAATGGTCATACGTGAAGGGAAAGCATGAGGGTTAATAATGATATCTGGTTGGATACCTGTTTCACTGAAAGGCATATCAATGGTTGgccattttcttgaacaaaCACCCTTTTGACCATGTCTAGAGGAAAATTTATCACCGATTTGAGGTGTTCTTCTAATACGGTATTTTATGCTGACAGTTTGTAATTCTTGGAATTTGTTAGATTCGTCACCAATTAGGTTCACTTCCTCAATATATGCTGGTTCGGAGGAATGATATGTCTTAATTTTAGTTTTATTTAAAGTATCATCGAAGTATGCACATATTGGATCACCTTCTTCGACATAGGTACCAATAAATGGCAAACCATCCTCATCTAGTTTTTCGAGCCATTCCTTTGGCCATTCATCATTTCCAAAACCAAAGTGCTGGGTAATTGGATCACCACGATTTCTGTTAAGCGCCAAGTCCACCTTCTCAGTCTTATACATAGTACCATAACCGAAACCTCTTTCATCAGCAGATTTGTTTATAATCATTGCATCATCCATATCATAACCGGTGTATGAGATtacagcaacaacagcattAAATCCATTTGGAAAGTTATCCATACCGTAATCATCATATAAGTTAGCTTTCACGATAGGTGTTTGACCAGTTTGCAACCTATATAATTTATTGTCGGAACGATGACATAAAGCTACACCTGGAGTACCCATGGTTTGTTTACCCATCTGACATTGGTACATGTTTCTTGGGGATTGAttaaaatcagaaaatGGGGTCAAATTGGCCAAAATAGACAGAATATTCGTGGGCGTGAATTCAACGTGTGTATGAACgttattttgaatttcttgcGGTGTGACAGCAATATTCATGTAAACTTGTTCGAAAGGACCAACAATGTCTTCCTTATCAAGAGGCAGATAACGGACGGGACGCAGCATCCTGGAATGACCACCAAATAAGTAAAGACCTGGATATTGACCACGAGTTGATGGGGGAACATAACCAATTTCTAGATCAATTGGCAACCCGGGCGTCTTACCTTCAACCTTCCAGTATCTCAATGTATCCGCAATGATTTTACCTTGCTCATGAGAGACCCAACCAATAATTTTACCATCGATTTGAACACAACACAGAGAAGGACCAGCAGCAAATGTGTGAGATGCCGGAGCTACTCCGAGTGAGTATAATATCGaaggaatttttgaaacatcAGATTGCTGAGTTGATATACGACACTTGTGTGCAAAATGGTTTAATAGACCACAAGGGGAACCGTCCGGTGTATGGACAGGACACAAGAAACCCCACGACTCTGGTAATAATTTTCTAA is part of the Saccharomyces mikatae IFO 1815 strain IFO1815 genome assembly, chromosome: 16 genome and harbors:
- the SUT2 gene encoding Sut2p (similar to Saccharomyces cerevisiae SUT1 (YGL162W) and SUT2 (YPR009W); ancestral locus Anc_8.109) — translated: MKPNNRTCDVITNKDESLPALLLPALSNYSCDDTLQKGQISTNGKYPPFVLSDCPLLPKNLSIHAEQSPVQVSSVQLADHSYEKWQKESEKTKLPKLSCPTDYRDYYKTISSGETTDSAVISSIATNRLKRKRQRDGPSCDSCRTKKIKCNATIIVYLQDRNLISSISSNLHYTLSQDDIDQFRTKFFKKLPDVINTYEVIKHLDKIVLFKACTSCSRRNKKSGKCLFSRGFTKSDMNVFSKINSKLKGKTIFELTVDDYIAAGFQTL
- the RPA135 gene encoding DNA-directed RNA polymerase I core subunit RPA135 (similar to Saccharomyces cerevisiae RPA135 (YPR010C); ancestral locus Anc_8.113), translating into MSKVIKPPIQARTADFRTLERESRFINPPKDKSAFPLLQEAVQPHIGSFNALTEGLDGGLLNLGVKDIGEKVVFDGKPLNSEDEITNSGYLGNKLSVSVEQVSIAKPMSNDGVSSAVERKVYPSESRQRLTSYRGKLLLKLKWSVNNGEENLFEVRDCGGLPVMLQSNRCHLNKMSPYELVQHKEESDEIGGYFIVNGIEKLIRMLIVQRRNHPMAIIRPSFANRGASYSHYGIQIRSVRPDQTSQTNVLHYLNDGQVTFRFSWRKNEYLVPAVMILKALCHTSDREIFDGIIGNDVKDSFLTDRLELLLRGFKKRYPQLQNRTQVLQYLGDKFRVVFQASPDQSDLEVGQEVLDRIVLVHLGNDGTQDKFRMLLFMIRKLYSLVAGECSPDNPDATQHQEVLLGGFLYGMILKEKIDEYLQNIIAQVRMDINRGMAINFKDKRYMSRVLMRVNENIGSKMQYFLSTGNLVSQSGLDLQQVSGYTVVAEKINFYRFISHFRMVHRGSFFAQLKTTTVRKLLPESWGFLCPVHTPDGSPCGLLNHFAHKCRISTQQSDVSKIPSILYSLGVAPASHTFAAGPSLCCVQIDGKIIGWVSHEQGKIIADTLRYWKVEGKTPGLPIDLEIGYVPPSTRGQYPGLYLFGGHSRMLRPVRYLPLDKEDIVGPFEQVYMNIAVTPQEIQNNVHTHVEFTPTNILSILANLTPFSDFNQSPRNMYQCQMGKQTMGTPGVALCHRSDNKLYRLQTGQTPIVKANLYDDYGMDNFPNGFNAVVAVISYTGYDMDDAMIINKSADERGFGYGTMYKTEKVDLALNRNRGDPITQHFGFGNDEWPKEWLEKLDEDGLPFIGTYVEEGDPICAYFDDTLNKTKIKTYHSSEPAYIEEVNLIGDESNKFQELQTVSIKYRIRRTPQIGDKFSSRHGQKGVCSRKWPTIDMPFSETGIQPDIIINPHAFPSRMTIGMFVESLAGKAGALHGIAQDSTPWIFNEDDTPADYFGDQLAKAGYNYHGNEPMYSGATGEELRADIYVGVVYYQRLRHMVNDKFQVRSTGPVNSLTMQPVKGRKRHGGIRVGEMERDALIGHGTSFLLQDRLLNSSDYTQASVCRECGSILTTQQSVPRIGSISTVCCRRCSMRFEDAKKLLTKSEDGEKIFIDDSQIWEDGQGNKFVGGNETTTVAIPFVLKYLDSELSAMGIRLRYNVEPK